The Styela clava chromosome 13, kaStyClav1.hap1.2, whole genome shotgun sequence genome has a window encoding:
- the LOC120333054 gene encoding glioma pathogenesis-related protein 1-like isoform X2 codes for MRHFISKSYSVFISCLCIYASLQKPVRAIKIALTSQQKEWIVEQHNKIRSNVTTNASNMLKMSWSVELERLATNYSSKCVFEHNENRKSLEFNSVGENLFVIKSTDGYPLFKNAIQTWEAEKREYRYMYSCISCGHYTQVIWATTYKVGCGYAVCNAISINGTTVYNSTLIVCNYGPSGNKAATLPYIGGPSCSRCPPQDVCENKLCANSTRDDTEGMDTPASSSNATATTIAPASILTTTDRRTINWKLKL; via the exons ATGcgtcattttatttcaaaaagcTATTCGGTGTTTATATCTTGTTTATGCATCTACGCTAGCCTTCAGAAACCTGTTAG AGCGATAAAAATTGCGCTTACAAGTCAACAAAAAGAATGGATTGTGGAGCAGCACAACAAGATCCGTTCAAACGTTACAACAAACGCAAGCAATATGCTCAAAATGAGCTGGAGTGTCGAACTTGAACGCCTAGCAACAAACTACTCCTCGAAATGCGTATTCGAACATAACGAA AACAGAAAATCACTCGAGTTCAATAGTGTTGGCGAAAATCTGTTCGTTATAAAATCTACGGATGGATATCCACTTTTCAAAAATGCAATCCAGACATGGGAAGCGGAAAAGAGAGAATACAGATATATGTATTCCTGTATCTCTTGCGGTCACTATACACAG GTGATATGGGCAACTACGTATAAAGTAGGATGCGGATACGCTGTATGCAATGCCATATCAATTAATGGAACTACCGTATACAATTCAACTTTAATAGTATGCAACTATGGGCCATCAGGAAATAAAGCTG CCACACTGCCCTACATTGGTGGACCTTCCTGTTCTCGCTGTCCACCACAAGATGTATGTGAAAATAAGCTGTGCGCGAACTCAACCCGTGACGATACAG AGGGGATGGACACTCCGGCCTCCTCTTCGAATGCTACCG CGACAACGATCGCCCCGGCTTCCATTTTAACTACAACCG ACCGAAGAACTATCAATTGGAAATTGAAGCTATAG
- the LOC120333054 gene encoding GLIPR1-like protein 1 isoform X1 yields MRHFISKSYSVFISCLCIYASLQKPVRAIKIALTSQQKEWIVEQHNKIRSNVTTNASNMLKMSWSVELERLATNYSSKCVFEHNENRKSLEFNSVGENLFVIKSTDGYPLFKNAIQTWEAEKREYRYMYSCISCGHYTQVIWATTYKVGCGYAVCNAISINGTTVYNSTLIVCNYGPSGNKAATLPYIGGPSCSRCPPQDVCENKLCANSTRDDTEGMDTPASSSNATATTIAPASILTTTDSAVHISPTIYWHFFSVLVLYCKW; encoded by the exons ATGcgtcattttatttcaaaaagcTATTCGGTGTTTATATCTTGTTTATGCATCTACGCTAGCCTTCAGAAACCTGTTAG AGCGATAAAAATTGCGCTTACAAGTCAACAAAAAGAATGGATTGTGGAGCAGCACAACAAGATCCGTTCAAACGTTACAACAAACGCAAGCAATATGCTCAAAATGAGCTGGAGTGTCGAACTTGAACGCCTAGCAACAAACTACTCCTCGAAATGCGTATTCGAACATAACGAA AACAGAAAATCACTCGAGTTCAATAGTGTTGGCGAAAATCTGTTCGTTATAAAATCTACGGATGGATATCCACTTTTCAAAAATGCAATCCAGACATGGGAAGCGGAAAAGAGAGAATACAGATATATGTATTCCTGTATCTCTTGCGGTCACTATACACAG GTGATATGGGCAACTACGTATAAAGTAGGATGCGGATACGCTGTATGCAATGCCATATCAATTAATGGAACTACCGTATACAATTCAACTTTAATAGTATGCAACTATGGGCCATCAGGAAATAAAGCTG CCACACTGCCCTACATTGGTGGACCTTCCTGTTCTCGCTGTCCACCACAAGATGTATGTGAAAATAAGCTGTGCGCGAACTCAACCCGTGACGATACAG AGGGGATGGACACTCCGGCCTCCTCTTCGAATGCTACCG CGACAACGATCGCCCCGGCTTCCATTTTAACTACAACCG ATTCTGCCGTTCACATTTCACCGACAATCTATTGGCACTTCTTTTCTGTGTTAGTTCTGTATTGCAAATGGTGA
- the LOC120333424 gene encoding hepatocyte nuclear factor 4-gamma-like, with translation MFNALQPRDNFGGSSAKSADSTTVFLMAEYDVTDKSSDQESNGGDNSGDGARSFCSICGDRATGKHYGASSCDGCKGFFRRSVRKNNQYQCRFSRNCIVTKDKRNQCRYCRLRKCFRAGMKKEAVQNERDRISTRKTNMKMTSSLSVATLLNAESLSHQFGGPGGSSPNQEILDANAIASKKIASINDVCDSIKQQLLVLVEWAKYIPAFSELPLDDQVALLRAHAGEHLLLGVAKRSLPYRQLLLLGNDFIIPRHCPEVEISKVAVRVLDEIVRPLSELVLDENEFACLKAIVFFDPDAKGLQDPGKIKSMRFQVMCNLEDYINDHQYECRGRFGEILLLLPTLQSITWQMIEQIQFVRIFGVARIDNLLQEMLLGADTYEGTADGKIASTVANDGMEVMQSNTLPKVSADGQNEAFDANCYKATSLVLTDISGTPIINNNNNTKPREGLFLADNFSEDVIPMSTDVHPKIEIL, from the exons ATGTTTAATGCATTGCAACCTCGAGACAATTTCGGAGGATCTTCTGCTAAAAGTGCAGATTCAACAACAGTGTTTTTGATGGCGGAATACGACGTGACGGATAAAAGTAGTGATCAAGAGTCTAATGGAGGAGATAACAGTGGTGATGGAGCTCGTTCAT TTTGCTCAATATGTGGAGATCGTGCAACTGGGAAACATTATGGAGCAAGCAGTTGTGATGGATGCAAAGGTTTTTTTCGAAGAAGCGTAAGAAAGAATAACCAATATCAATGCAG ATTCAGTCGGAACTGCATTGTTACGAAGGACAAACGTAACCAATGCCGTTATTGCAGACTCAGAAAATGTTTCAGAGCTGGGATGAAGAAAGAAG CCGTCCAAAATGAACGAGATAGAATTAGTACAAGAAAAACCAATATGAAGATGACTTCATCACTTTCTGTTGCTACTTTATTGAATGCAGAATCTTTATCACATCAG TTCGGTGGGCCCGGTGGAAGTTCGCCAAATCAAGAAATATTGGACGCTAATGCCATTGCGTCAAAAAAGATCGCATCTATAAATGATGTATGTGATTCAATAAAACAACAACTTCTTGTTCTTGTTGAATGGGCAAAATATATTCCCGCTTTCTCAGAATTACCTCTGGATGATCAG GTTGCTTTATTAAGAGCTCATGCTGGAGAACATTTACTCCTAGGGGTTGCAAAGCGATCGCTGCCATACAGACAATTATTACTGCTCGGGAATGATTTCATTATTCCGAG ACATTGTCCTGAAGTAGAAATCAGTAAAGTTGCAGTTCGAGTATTGGATGAAATTGTTCGGCCGTTGAGTGAACTTGTCCTCGATGAaaatgaattcgcttgtttaaAAGCCATCGTCTTTTTTGATCCAG ATGCAAAAGGATTGCAAGATCCAGGAAAAATTAAATCCATGAGATTTCAAGTGATGTGTAATTTAGAAGATTATATTAACGATCATCAATATGAATGCAGAGGAAG atTTGGTGAGATATTGCTTCTCCTACCAACATTACAAAGCATTACGTGGCAAATGATCGAACAAATTCAATTTGTCAGAATATTTGGTGTCGCAAGAATAGACAACTTGCTTCAAGAAATGCTTTTAGGAG CGGATACTTACGAAGGCACTGCAGATGGTAAAATTGCTTCGACTGTTGCGAATGATGGTATGGAAGTTATGCAGTCAAACACATTACCAAAAGTTAGCGCCGATGGTCAAAACGAAGCTTTCGATGCGAATTGTTACAAAGCGACGTCTCTCGTTTTGACAGACATTTCTGGGACCcctattattaataataataacaacacaAAGCCACGGGAAGGACTATTTCTCGCTGACAATTTTAGCGAAGATGTTATTCCGATGAGTACCGATGTTCACCCGAAAATCGAAATTCTTTAA